In Castor canadensis chromosome 11, mCasCan1.hap1v2, whole genome shotgun sequence, a single genomic region encodes these proteins:
- the Arhgdia gene encoding rho GDP-dissociation inhibitor 1 — MAEQEPTAEQLAQIAAENEEDEHSVNYKPPAQKSIQEIQELDKDDESLRKYKEALLGRVAVSADPNVPNVIVTRLTLVCSTSPGPLELDLTGDLESFKKQSFVLKEGVEYRIKISFRVNREIVSGMKYIQHTYRKGVKIDKTDYMVGSYGPRAEEYEFLTPMEEAPKGMLARGSYNIKSRFTDDDKTDHLSWEWNLTIKKEWKD; from the exons ATGGCTGAACAGGAGCCCACAGCGGAGCAGCTAGCCCAGATTGCTGCTGAGAATGAGGAGGACGAGCACTCCGTCAACTACAAGCCCCCTGCCCAGAAGAGCATCCAGGAAATCCAGGAGCTGGACAAGGACGACGAGAGTCTGCGCAAGTACAAGGAGGCTCTGCTGGGCCGTGTAGCAGTCTCTGCTG ACCCCAACGTTCCCAACGTCATCGTGACCCGCCTGACTTTGGTGTGCAGCACCTCCCCAGGGCCCCTGGAACTGGACTTGACAG GTGATCTGGAGAGCTTCAAGAAGCAGTCATTCGTGCTGAAGGAAGGGGTGGAATACCGGATAAAAATCTCCTTTCGG GTGAACAGAGAGATCGTGTCAGGCATGAAGTACATCCAGCACACATACAGGAAAGGTGTCAAAA TTGACAAAACTGACTACATGGTGGGGAGCTATGGGCCCCGGGCAGAGGAGTACGAGTTTCTGACGCCCATGGAGGAGGCGCCCAAGGGCATGCTGGCTCGGGGCAGCTACAACATCAAGTCCCGCTTTACAGACGATGACAAGACTGACCACCTGTCCTGGGAGTGGAATCTCACCATCAAAAAGGAGTGGAAGGACTGA